The Streptomyces sp. NL15-2K genome contains a region encoding:
- a CDS encoding LLM class F420-dependent oxidoreductase, translating to MRISVTVFLTDETITPTRLARELEQRGFAGLYLPEHTHIPVERTSPYPAGGELPREYGRTLDPFVALGQAAAVTERLGLGTGITLVAQHDPIDLAKQVATVDHLSGGRVTLGVGFGWNVEEAADHGVEWRTRRELVRDRMALMRALWSEEPTSHEGEFGGVRASFAHPKPVQKARGPVVGPRTLVGGAAGPKLFAHICEYADGWLPIGGRGLSESLPALRAAWTDAGRDPEALQVVPYAVHPNPGKLAHYAELGIEEVVVQLPPAGEAEVLKVLDDYARYVTDARGTV from the coding sequence ATGCGTATCTCCGTGACGGTCTTTCTCACCGACGAGACGATCACCCCGACCCGGCTCGCCCGTGAGCTGGAGCAGCGTGGATTCGCCGGGCTGTATCTGCCCGAGCACACACACATCCCCGTCGAGCGGACCAGCCCCTACCCGGCGGGCGGCGAACTGCCCCGCGAGTACGGCCGTACCCTCGACCCGTTCGTCGCGCTCGGCCAGGCGGCCGCCGTCACCGAGCGGCTCGGCCTCGGCACGGGCATCACGCTGGTCGCCCAGCACGACCCGATCGACCTCGCCAAGCAGGTCGCGACCGTGGACCACCTCTCCGGCGGGCGCGTCACGCTCGGCGTCGGCTTCGGGTGGAATGTGGAGGAGGCCGCCGACCACGGCGTCGAGTGGCGTACGCGGCGCGAGCTCGTCAGGGACCGGATGGCGCTGATGCGCGCCCTGTGGAGCGAGGAGCCGACTTCCCACGAAGGGGAGTTCGGGGGCGTCCGGGCCAGCTTCGCGCACCCCAAACCCGTACAGAAGGCGCGCGGTCCGGTCGTCGGTCCGCGCACGCTCGTCGGCGGGGCGGCCGGGCCGAAGCTGTTCGCGCACATCTGCGAGTACGCCGACGGGTGGCTGCCCATCGGCGGGCGGGGCCTGTCGGAGTCGCTGCCCGCCCTGCGCGCCGCGTGGACGGACGCCGGTCGGGACCCCGAGGCGTTGCAGGTCGTCCCGTACGCCGTCCACCCGAACCCGGGCAAGCTCGCGCACTACGCGGAACTCGGTATCGAGGAGGTCGTGGTGCAGTTGCCGCCGGCGGGGGAGGCGGAGGTGCTGAAGGTGCTCGACGACTATGCCCGTTATGTCACCGATGCTCGTGGCACCGTGTAA
- a CDS encoding tetratricopeptide repeat protein, whose product MASQPSMQEIVQQHRRAAFVGRNAERALFQRNFDIPLDDPRHRFRFHVHGNAGVGKSFLVRELEHLARERGALTAYVDESAGSLPEALTAVCRQFAVQGRKLKDLERLLATYRERRHEAEAAALAVLDPESQEPSAGSTALVRMGLATVSATVPGAGPFTNVVDEARLARGADRLRAGLSARFRNHEDVELVMSPETVLTPVLLRELRDAASAVPWIVLFFDTYERTGPFLDQWLHKVVTREEPHGKLPATVVVVTAGQRPLDAARWGGFADAVADVPLGPFTEAEARRLLAGKDVVAEPVVEEVLRLTGCLPVLVSTLAETRPGDPDDIGDPSATAVDRFLKWEQDPVRRAAALAGSLPRRLDADVFRALVDGSDDEVDALYGWLTGLPFVSERGDGVQYGEGLRYHDVVRAPMLRLQRRRSPRGWARTQRRLAEVFAQWRSEAEAGRDVEEVWADEEWRELRLAESYHSLCAGERAALPEVLRDFVRAAADGDVTAGRWARTLTDAGRDAGARTAQRWGGELTRALGEGGTAAALGAVLRRAGLDERTQALGHAVQGSALRDAGAHEEALAAYDRAVALDPGLARAYRSRAILHARQGDHNRAITDMDRALALSPDDARSHAARGEYHRILGHHDRALADLDHSIRLDPAHHFAWASRGATRLARGELDEALADLNQALELRPEYVWALVRRARAWRALGDPTRQLADLDRALALDPDWAWTRCERGDALRAAGRDEEALTDYDRALALDPEYASAYASRGASLSRLGRHEEALTDLNRALQLRPTYTWALTQRATLLATRPLPAPER is encoded by the coding sequence ATGGCGTCGCAACCGTCGATGCAGGAGATCGTCCAGCAGCACAGACGAGCCGCATTCGTGGGCCGGAACGCCGAACGAGCCCTGTTCCAGCGGAACTTCGACATCCCGCTGGACGACCCCCGGCACCGCTTCCGCTTCCATGTGCACGGCAACGCGGGCGTCGGAAAATCGTTCCTGGTACGGGAGTTGGAGCACCTCGCGCGCGAACGCGGCGCCCTGACGGCGTACGTCGACGAGAGCGCGGGCAGCCTGCCGGAGGCACTGACCGCGGTGTGCCGTCAGTTCGCGGTTCAGGGACGGAAGTTGAAGGATCTGGAGCGGCTGCTGGCCACGTACCGGGAGCGGCGGCACGAGGCGGAGGCGGCCGCGCTCGCCGTCCTCGACCCCGAGTCGCAGGAGCCGTCGGCCGGCAGCACGGCCCTGGTGCGGATGGGCCTCGCGACGGTGAGCGCCACCGTGCCGGGCGCCGGACCCTTCACGAACGTCGTCGACGAGGCCCGGCTCGCCCGGGGCGCGGACCGGCTGCGGGCCGGCCTCAGCGCCCGCTTCCGCAACCACGAGGACGTGGAACTGGTGATGTCGCCGGAGACGGTGCTCACACCGGTCCTGCTCCGCGAACTGCGCGACGCCGCCTCCGCCGTCCCGTGGATCGTCCTGTTCTTCGACACGTACGAGCGGACAGGGCCGTTCCTCGACCAGTGGCTGCACAAGGTCGTCACGCGTGAGGAGCCGCACGGCAAGCTGCCGGCGACCGTCGTCGTGGTCACCGCCGGTCAGCGGCCCCTGGACGCCGCCCGCTGGGGCGGCTTCGCGGACGCGGTGGCGGACGTGCCGCTCGGTCCGTTCACGGAGGCCGAGGCGCGCAGGCTGCTCGCCGGGAAGGATGTGGTCGCCGAGCCGGTCGTCGAGGAGGTGCTGCGGCTCACCGGCTGCCTGCCCGTCCTCGTGTCGACCCTGGCGGAGACCCGCCCCGGCGACCCGGACGACATCGGCGATCCGAGCGCCACAGCCGTGGACCGCTTCCTGAAGTGGGAGCAGGATCCGGTACGGCGCGCCGCCGCGCTGGCGGGCTCGCTGCCCCGGCGGCTGGACGCGGACGTGTTCCGGGCGCTGGTCGACGGCTCGGACGACGAAGTCGACGCCCTGTACGGGTGGTTGACGGGCCTGCCGTTCGTCAGCGAGCGCGGGGACGGGGTCCAGTACGGGGAGGGGCTGCGGTACCACGACGTCGTACGCGCGCCGATGCTCCGGCTGCAGCGGCGGCGCTCCCCTCGCGGGTGGGCGCGAACACAGCGGCGGCTGGCCGAGGTGTTCGCCCAGTGGCGCTCCGAGGCCGAGGCCGGCCGGGACGTCGAAGAGGTGTGGGCGGACGAGGAATGGCGGGAGCTGCGGCTCGCGGAGTCGTACCACTCGCTGTGCGCGGGGGAGCGGGCCGCGCTGCCGGAGGTCCTGCGGGACTTCGTCCGGGCCGCCGCCGACGGTGACGTCACCGCCGGCCGCTGGGCACGGACCCTCACCGACGCGGGCCGGGACGCGGGGGCCCGGACGGCGCAGCGGTGGGGCGGTGAGCTGACGCGGGCGCTCGGCGAGGGCGGTACGGCCGCCGCGCTGGGGGCGGTGCTGCGCCGGGCGGGCCTCGACGAGCGCACCCAGGCCCTGGGCCACGCCGTACAGGGCAGCGCACTGCGGGACGCCGGCGCACACGAAGAGGCTCTGGCCGCGTACGACCGGGCCGTCGCGCTCGATCCGGGCCTGGCCCGCGCCTACCGAAGCCGGGCGATCCTCCACGCCAGGCAGGGCGACCACAACAGGGCGATCACCGACATGGACCGGGCGCTCGCGCTGTCACCGGACGACGCCCGCAGCCATGCGGCCCGTGGTGAGTATCACCGCATCCTCGGGCACCACGACCGGGCCCTCGCCGACCTGGACCACAGCATCCGGCTCGACCCGGCCCACCACTTCGCCTGGGCCTCCCGCGGCGCCACCCGCCTCGCCCGCGGCGAACTCGACGAGGCACTCGCCGACCTGAACCAGGCGCTGGAACTCAGGCCGGAGTACGTCTGGGCGCTGGTGCGCAGGGCGCGGGCGTGGCGCGCCCTCGGTGACCCCACCCGGCAACTGGCCGACCTCGACCGTGCCCTCGCCCTGGATCCCGACTGGGCCTGGACCCGCTGCGAACGCGGCGACGCCCTGCGCGCGGCCGGCCGCGACGAGGAGGCCCTCACCGACTACGACCGCGCACTCGCCCTCGACCCCGAGTACGCGTCGGCCTACGCGAGCCGGGGCGCCTCCTTGTCCCGCCTGGGCCGCCACGAGGAGGCCCTGACCGACCTGAACCGCGCACTACAGCTGAGGCCGACCTACACCTGGGCCCTGACCCAGCGAGCAACGCTCCTCGCCACTCGCCCCCTGCCTGCCCCTGAGCGGTAA
- a CDS encoding DUF2165 domain-containing protein yields the protein MATTTPRSALHLTATLLTASVALYMTLVAFGNITDFGTNQQFVRHVFAMDTTFKDDDLMWRAITNKGVQDAAYVAIIVWETVAALVLLYGTWLWARRDHDGARRISTYGLLMVMLLFGAGFIAIGGEWFAMWQSGDWNGLDAATRAFLFSGVVLVAVHLPMKPTGSTA from the coding sequence ATGGCCACAACAACCCCACGCAGCGCCCTCCACCTCACCGCCACCCTCCTCACCGCCTCCGTCGCCCTCTACATGACCCTCGTCGCGTTCGGGAACATCACGGACTTCGGCACCAACCAGCAGTTCGTCAGGCACGTCTTCGCCATGGATACGACGTTCAAGGACGACGACCTGATGTGGCGGGCCATCACCAACAAGGGGGTGCAGGACGCGGCGTACGTCGCCATCATCGTGTGGGAGACCGTCGCCGCGCTCGTGCTCCTCTACGGCACCTGGCTGTGGGCCCGGCGGGACCACGACGGTGCCCGCCGCATCTCCACGTACGGTCTGCTCATGGTCATGCTGCTGTTCGGCGCCGGGTTCATCGCGATCGGCGGCGAGTGGTTCGCGATGTGGCAGTCCGGGGACTGGAACGGTCTGGACGCGGCGACGCGGGCGTTCCTGTTCAGTGGCGTGGTCCTGGTCGCCGTACACCTGCCCATGAAGCCGACCGGCTCGACCGCTTGA
- a CDS encoding ADP-ribosylglycohydrolase family protein — MSATAGAVWGRAEQQDFRSRVRGTLLGTAVGDALGAPVDGLGLDEIREAYGAEGLVDLGFGYGRRGAVSHLTQLTLFTVDGLIRAQVRRDTGAWHPPTDLHRAYLRWAATQRDWGPDERRKDDGWLAREEWLYARRDPARSLLIGFGDENMGTLESPKNPTELGPEATARSAPFGLLVGWEPQLVVQLAVECAAQTHGHPIAYLSAGAYAVIVHGLARGESLDGAVQRALALLAARPGHEPVSDALQHALGAVRQGMPTPARVEELAADGSADGLLAAAVYCALVGEDVRHGLCLAVNHDGPSAAAGALTGGLLGALHGETALPPAWLAELEGRPTLLELADDFAMEMTQGPALHGPAGSSPGWLARYPRGA, encoded by the coding sequence GTGAGTGCGACAGCCGGGGCCGTGTGGGGGCGGGCCGAGCAGCAGGACTTTCGGAGCAGGGTGCGGGGGACGTTGCTCGGGACGGCCGTGGGGGATGCCCTCGGGGCGCCCGTAGACGGGCTGGGGTTGGACGAGATCCGGGAGGCCTACGGGGCCGAGGGGCTCGTCGATCTGGGGTTCGGGTACGGGCGGCGGGGTGCCGTCAGTCATCTCACGCAGCTCACGCTGTTCACCGTGGACGGGCTGATACGCGCCCAGGTGCGGCGGGACACCGGGGCCTGGCATCCGCCGACCGATCTGCATCGGGCGTATCTGCGGTGGGCCGCTACACAGCGGGACTGGGGGCCCGATGAGCGGCGGAAGGATGACGGGTGGCTTGCCCGGGAGGAGTGGCTGTATGCCCGGCGGGATCCCGCCCGGTCGCTGCTCATCGGGTTCGGGGACGAGAACATGGGCACGCTGGAGTCGCCCAAGAACCCCACCGAGCTCGGGCCCGAGGCCACTGCCCGTTCCGCGCCCTTCGGGCTGCTGGTGGGGTGGGAGCCGCAGCTGGTCGTCCAGCTCGCCGTGGAGTGCGCGGCGCAGACCCACGGGCACCCCATCGCCTACCTGTCGGCGGGCGCGTACGCCGTGATCGTGCACGGTCTGGCCCGCGGCGAGAGCCTCGACGGGGCCGTGCAGCGGGCGCTCGCGCTGCTCGCCGCCAGGCCCGGGCACGAGCCCGTGTCCGACGCGTTGCAGCATGCGCTGGGTGCCGTACGGCAGGGGATGCCCACCCCGGCGCGGGTGGAGGAGCTGGCGGCGGACGGCTCGGCGGACGGGCTGCTGGCGGCCGCCGTGTACTGCGCGCTGGTGGGGGAGGACGTACGGCACGGGCTGTGTCTCGCCGTGAATCACGACGGGCCTTCGGCCGCCGCCGGTGCTCTGACCGGCGGGCTGCTCGGTGCTCTGCACGGCGAGACGGCCCTCCCCCCGGCCTGGCTGGCCGAGCTGGAGGGCCGTCCCACGCTGCTGGAGCTGGCCGACGACTTCGCGATGGAGATGACCCAGGGGCCCGCGCTGCACGGGCCGGCGGGGTCGTCCCCGGGGTGGCTGGCCAGATACCCCAGGGGTGCCTAG
- a CDS encoding DUF6247 family protein, giving the protein MSAQTDGPYGPLIPMPELTPDALRAAVMRIAPSRIPALTQHLFEATTNAQQTQSLAPLRAFVHSWAVFVAIERHPERAARLRELEQIVDAGEQDPAEAITEIRAIREAAEAEAGL; this is encoded by the coding sequence GTGAGCGCCCAGACCGACGGCCCGTACGGACCGCTGATCCCCATGCCCGAACTCACTCCGGACGCCCTGCGGGCAGCGGTCATGCGCATCGCGCCGAGCCGGATCCCGGCCCTCACACAGCACCTCTTCGAAGCCACGACGAACGCGCAGCAGACGCAGAGCTTGGCGCCGCTGCGAGCCTTCGTACACTCCTGGGCCGTGTTCGTGGCGATCGAACGGCACCCGGAACGCGCCGCCCGGCTGCGTGAGCTGGAGCAGATCGTGGACGCGGGAGAGCAGGACCCGGCAGAGGCCATCACCGAGATCCGCGCGATCCGAGAGGCGGCCGAGGCGGAGGCGGGATTGTGA
- a CDS encoding CehA/McbA family metallohydrolase, with product MGRRVGIRPRSHGSGAAAALTLGSVSFASAAEGTDGTDGTDGNQETKTVRGTLPIGSPDFVYVPVEIPSGVREIKVSYTYDKPSVPAGTPGNALDIGIFDERGTELGGKGFRGWSGGARTEFFLRADDATPGYIPGPVREGTWHIALGPYTVSPQGLSYEITVTLTYGEQGEAVRPTYPPVRAKGRGRAWYRGDCHLHSWYSDGRRTPAEIGALARAAGLDFINTSEHNTHAAHAHWADVAGDDLLVLTGEEVTTRNGHVLALGTDPGTFVDWRYRARDNRFGRFAGQIRRAGGLVVPAHPHATCVGCNWKFGFGEADAVEVWNGPYTPDDEVALADWDGMLVASVRDGGRDWIPAMGNSDAHRAPDPVGSPQTVVLADDLTREAIQEGIRAGRSYVAESKKVSLAFTVSDGRGEHAGIGERLSVARDTPVTARLEVTGAPRCRVRFVTDQGVLFTSAPLPVAGSGVVEWRTTPSYAAYIRAELRHETAAGPLPGALAAFTNPIFLGRGVE from the coding sequence GTGGGGCGGCGAGTCGGGATCCGGCCGAGAAGTCATGGCAGTGGAGCCGCCGCCGCGCTTACGTTGGGAAGCGTGAGCTTCGCTTCAGCGGCCGAGGGAACCGACGGGACCGACGGGACCGACGGGAACCAGGAGACGAAGACGGTGCGCGGCACGCTGCCCATCGGCTCGCCCGACTTCGTGTACGTACCCGTCGAAATCCCCTCCGGCGTCCGGGAGATCAAGGTCTCCTACACCTACGACAAGCCGTCCGTCCCGGCCGGCACGCCCGGCAACGCCCTCGACATCGGCATCTTCGACGAACGCGGCACCGAGCTCGGCGGGAAGGGCTTCCGTGGCTGGTCGGGAGGCGCCCGGACCGAGTTCTTCCTCCGCGCGGACGACGCCACGCCGGGCTACATCCCGGGCCCGGTGCGCGAGGGCACCTGGCACATCGCGCTCGGCCCGTACACGGTGTCCCCGCAGGGCCTGTCGTACGAGATCACCGTCACCCTCACCTACGGCGAGCAGGGCGAGGCCGTACGGCCGACCTACCCGCCCGTGCGTGCGAAGGGCCGGGGCCGCGCCTGGTACCGGGGGGACTGCCACCTGCACTCCTGGTACTCCGACGGCCGCCGCACCCCGGCCGAGATCGGGGCGCTGGCGCGGGCCGCCGGGCTGGACTTCATCAACACCTCGGAGCACAACACGCACGCGGCGCACGCCCACTGGGCGGACGTGGCGGGCGACGACCTGCTGGTCCTGACGGGCGAGGAGGTCACCACGCGCAACGGCCACGTGCTGGCGCTGGGCACGGACCCGGGCACCTTCGTCGACTGGCGCTACCGGGCCCGCGACAACCGCTTCGGCCGTTTCGCCGGCCAGATCCGCCGGGCCGGAGGGCTCGTCGTCCCCGCCCACCCGCACGCCACCTGCGTCGGCTGCAACTGGAAGTTCGGCTTCGGCGAGGCGGACGCGGTGGAGGTGTGGAACGGGCCCTACACGCCCGACGACGAGGTGGCGCTGGCGGACTGGGACGGCATGCTGGTCGCGTCCGTGCGGGACGGCGGCCGCGACTGGATCCCGGCGATGGGGAACAGCGACGCACACCGGGCTCCGGACCCGGTCGGCTCCCCGCAGACGGTCGTCCTGGCCGACGACCTGACGCGGGAGGCGATCCAGGAGGGGATCCGGGCGGGACGGTCGTATGTGGCCGAGTCGAAGAAGGTCTCGCTGGCCTTCACGGTGTCGGACGGGCGGGGTGAACACGCGGGTATCGGGGAGCGGTTGTCCGTCGCCCGCGACACCCCGGTCACCGCCCGCCTGGAGGTCACCGGCGCCCCGCGCTGCCGGGTCCGCTTCGTCACCGACCAGGGCGTGCTGTTCACCAGCGCACCGCTCCCGGTGGCGGGGTCGGGGGTGGTCGAGTGGCGGACGACGCCCTCCTACGCGGCCTACATCCGTGCGGAGTTGCGGCACGAGACGGCGGCGGGGCCGCTGCCGGGGGCGCTGGCGGCGTTCACCAACCCGATCTTCCTGGGGCGCGGCGTCGAGTGA
- a CDS encoding type VII secretion target, which produces MASAQDSTSARDFSVQKSGLTGQAKELNGAGDDAGKIRTAIDSRACYATDTLGGADSAEAFNSYAAAWAAEARTIEDALHELADKVHLAKGAYSGSDGLVETRVSGVSVGDSEMTTMPTFAERPSVLSQY; this is translated from the coding sequence ATGGCTTCCGCACAGGACTCCACGTCCGCGCGGGACTTCTCGGTACAGAAGAGCGGTCTCACCGGCCAGGCGAAAGAACTGAACGGCGCGGGCGACGACGCGGGGAAGATCCGTACCGCGATCGACTCCAGGGCCTGCTACGCGACGGACACGCTGGGCGGCGCCGACTCCGCGGAGGCGTTCAACTCCTACGCCGCGGCCTGGGCGGCGGAGGCGCGCACGATCGAGGACGCGCTGCACGAGCTCGCCGACAAGGTGCACCTCGCCAAGGGGGCGTACTCCGGCAGCGACGGCCTGGTCGAGACCCGGGTCAGCGGCGTGAGCGTGGGCGACAGCGAGATGACGACGATGCCGACCTTCGCCGAGCGGCCCTCGGTTCTGTCCCAGTACTGA
- a CDS encoding protease inhibitor I42 family protein yields the protein MRTASTSISRSRAAVTAVALLALATGCGTGTDEPEKPATPSSHPTQDSSISAEVGERFTLTVKENASTREHWYLGDPAPDASVVRSRGHKSESDSGDEPVPGAGSSLTFTFEATGKGSTEIVLTHCTFATTCEGDGSGTASPTRAATPSASATPSEPERVTYTVTVS from the coding sequence ATGCGTACCGCGTCCACGTCCATCTCCCGGAGCAGGGCGGCGGTCACCGCGGTAGCGCTCCTCGCCCTCGCCACGGGCTGCGGGACGGGCACCGACGAGCCCGAAAAGCCCGCCACGCCCTCCAGTCACCCCACCCAGGACAGCAGCATCTCCGCCGAGGTCGGCGAGCGCTTCACGCTCACCGTCAAGGAGAACGCCTCCACCCGCGAGCACTGGTACTTGGGCGACCCCGCGCCCGACGCCTCGGTGGTCCGCAGCCGAGGTCACAAGAGCGAGTCGGACTCCGGCGACGAGCCGGTGCCCGGTGCCGGCAGCAGCCTCACCTTCACCTTCGAGGCCACCGGCAAGGGCAGCACCGAGATCGTGCTGACGCACTGCACGTTCGCCACCACCTGCGAGGGCGACGGCAGCGGCACGGCTTCCCCGACACGGGCAGCGACGCCGAGCGCGTCCGCCACCCCGTCCGAGCCCGAGCGGGTCACCTACACCGTCACCGTCAGCTGA
- a CDS encoding bifunctional FO biosynthesis protein CofGH, translated as MTTSATSGTGPTENSMRRALKRARDGVALDVTEAAVLLQARGEHLDDLTASAARVRDAGLDAAGRSGVITYSKSVFIPLTRLCRDKCHYCTFVTVPGKLRRAGHGMFMSPDEVLDIARRGAALGCKEALITLGDKPEERWPEAREWLDAHGYDDTIAYVRAISIRILEETGLLPHLNPGVMSWTDFQRLKPVAPSMGMMLETTATRLWSEPGGPHHGSPDKEPAVRLRVLEDAGRSSVPFTSGLLIGIGETYEERAESLFALRRVSRSYHGIQELIIQNFRAKPDTAMRGMPDAELDELVATVAVARHIMGPAACLQAPPNLVDSEYERLIGAGIDDWGGVSPLTIDHVNPERPWPQIEELAEKSRAAGFELRERLCVYPEFVQRGEPWLDPRLRPHVRALADPETGLALPDATVEGHPWQEPDEAFQPSGRTDLHRTIDTDGRTSDRRDDFDEVYGDWGALREAAAPGMVPERIDTDVRQALATAADDPTRLTDDEALALLHADGPALDALTRIADDVRKSMVGDDVTYIVTRNINFTNVCYTGCRFCAFAQRRTDADAYTLSLDQVADRAQQAWEVGAVEVCMQGGIHPDLPGTAYFDIARAVKERVPGMHVHAFSPMEVVNGATRTGMSVREWLTAAKEAGLDSIPGTAAEILDDEVRWILTKGKLPTATWIEVVTTAHELGIRSSSTMMYGHVDQPRHWLGHLRTLAGIQERTGGFTEFVTLPFIHTNAPVYLAGIARPGPTTRDNRAVTAMARLLLHPHIPNIQTSWVKLGTEGAAEMLRSGANDLGGTLMEETISRMAGSSYGSYKSVKDLIAVAEAAGRPARPRTTLYAQVPEERQRAAAVSDGHLPELLPVLD; from the coding sequence ATGACGACTTCCGCGACCTCCGGAACCGGCCCCACCGAGAACTCCATGCGTCGCGCCCTCAAACGCGCTCGGGACGGCGTCGCGCTGGATGTGACGGAGGCGGCGGTTCTGCTGCAAGCGCGCGGCGAGCACCTCGACGACCTCACCGCCTCCGCCGCCCGGGTGCGGGACGCCGGCCTCGACGCGGCCGGCCGCTCCGGCGTCATCACGTACTCGAAGAGCGTCTTCATCCCCCTCACCCGGCTGTGCCGGGACAAATGCCACTACTGCACCTTCGTCACCGTCCCCGGCAAGCTGCGCCGTGCCGGGCACGGGATGTTCATGTCCCCCGACGAGGTCCTCGACATCGCCCGCCGCGGCGCGGCCCTCGGCTGCAAGGAAGCCCTGATCACCCTCGGCGACAAGCCCGAGGAGCGCTGGCCCGAGGCGCGGGAGTGGCTCGACGCGCACGGCTACGACGACACCATCGCGTACGTCCGCGCCATCTCCATCCGGATCCTGGAGGAGACGGGCCTGCTGCCGCACCTCAACCCCGGGGTGATGAGCTGGACCGACTTCCAGCGGCTCAAGCCCGTCGCGCCCAGCATGGGCATGATGCTGGAGACGACGGCGACCCGCCTGTGGTCCGAGCCCGGCGGCCCGCACCACGGCTCCCCGGACAAGGAGCCGGCCGTACGCCTGCGCGTACTGGAGGACGCCGGCCGCTCCTCCGTGCCCTTCACCTCCGGCCTCCTCATCGGCATCGGCGAGACGTACGAGGAGCGGGCCGAGTCCCTCTTCGCACTGCGCCGCGTGTCCCGGTCGTACCACGGCATCCAGGAACTGATCATCCAGAACTTCCGCGCCAAGCCGGACACCGCGATGCGCGGCATGCCGGACGCGGAACTGGACGAGCTGGTCGCCACGGTGGCGGTGGCGAGGCACATCATGGGGCCCGCCGCCTGTCTCCAGGCGCCGCCCAACCTCGTCGACTCCGAGTACGAGCGCCTCATCGGCGCCGGTATCGACGACTGGGGCGGGGTGTCGCCGCTCACCATCGACCACGTCAACCCGGAGCGGCCCTGGCCGCAGATCGAGGAGCTGGCGGAGAAGTCCCGCGCGGCCGGTTTCGAGCTGCGGGAACGCCTGTGCGTGTACCCCGAGTTCGTCCAGCGGGGCGAGCCGTGGCTGGACCCGCGGCTGCGTCCGCACGTACGGGCGCTGGCGGACCCGGAGACGGGCCTGGCCCTGCCGGACGCGACCGTCGAGGGCCACCCGTGGCAGGAACCGGACGAGGCCTTCCAGCCCTCCGGCCGTACGGACCTGCACCGCACCATCGACACCGACGGCCGTACGTCCGACCGCCGCGACGACTTCGACGAGGTGTACGGCGACTGGGGCGCCCTGCGCGAGGCGGCCGCGCCCGGCATGGTGCCGGAGCGCATCGACACGGACGTACGGCAGGCGCTGGCGACGGCGGCCGACGACCCGACCCGCCTCACCGACGACGAGGCGCTGGCGCTCCTGCACGCCGACGGCCCCGCGCTCGACGCCCTCACCCGCATCGCGGACGACGTCCGCAAGTCGATGGTCGGCGACGACGTGACGTACATCGTCACGCGGAACATCAACTTCACCAACGTCTGCTACACCGGCTGCCGCTTCTGCGCCTTCGCGCAGCGCCGGACGGACGCGGACGCGTACACGCTGTCGCTGGACCAGGTGGCCGACCGGGCGCAGCAGGCGTGGGAGGTGGGCGCGGTCGAGGTGTGCATGCAGGGCGGCATCCATCCGGACCTGCCGGGGACGGCGTACTTCGACATCGCGCGCGCGGTGAAGGAGCGCGTCCCGGGGATGCACGTGCACGCGTTCTCGCCGATGGAGGTCGTCAACGGCGCGACCCGCACCGGGATGTCCGTCCGCGAGTGGCTGACGGCGGCGAAGGAGGCGGGCCTCGACTCGATCCCGGGGACGGCGGCCGAGATCCTCGACGACGAGGTCCGCTGGATCCTGACCAAGGGCAAGCTGCCCACGGCGACCTGGATCGAGGTGGTCACGACGGCGCACGAGCTGGGCATCCGCTCGTCGTCGACGATGATGTACGGGCATGTGGACCAGCCGAGGCACTGGCTCGGGCACCTGCGGACCCTGGCCGGGATCCAGGAACGGACCGGCGGCTTCACCGAGTTCGTCACGCTCCCCTTCATCCACACCAACGCGCCCGTGTACCTGGCGGGAATCGCCCGCCCCGGCCCGACGACGCGGGACAACCGGGCGGTCACGGCGATGGCCCGGCTCCTGCTCCACCCGCACATCCCCAACATCCAGACCAGCTGGGTGAAGCTGGGCACGGAGGGCGCGGCGGAGATGCTGCGCTCCGGGGCGAACGACCTGGGCGGCACGCTGATGGAGGAGACCATCTCCCGCATGGCCGGCTCCTCCTACGGCTCCTACAAGTCGGTCAAGGACCTGATCGCGGTGGCGGAGGCGGCGGGCCGCCCGGCACGTCCGCGCACGACGCTGTACGCACAGGTGCCGGAGGAACGGCAGCGGGCGGCGGCCGTGTCGGACGGGCATCTGCCGGAGCTGTTGCCGGTGTTGGACTGA
- a CDS encoding DUF397 domain-containing protein, whose product MTSTLEWFKSSYSSNDGPDCLEVAIAAADATVHVRDSKNREGARLAFADGAWTEFLAFTSGR is encoded by the coding sequence ATGACCTCCACCCTTGAGTGGTTCAAGAGCAGCTACAGCAGCAACGACGGCCCTGATTGCCTCGAGGTCGCCATAGCCGCGGCCGACGCGACGGTCCACGTACGCGACTCCAAAAACAGGGAAGGCGCACGTCTCGCGTTCGCGGACGGCGCCTGGACTGAGTTCCTCGCGTTCACATCGGGACGCTGA